From the Penicillium oxalicum strain HP7-1 chromosome V, whole genome shotgun sequence genome, one window contains:
- a CDS encoding Urease, producing the protein MQLIPRELDKLTIAHLGFLAQRRLARGVRLNHAEATALIASVLHELIRDGHYSVADLMSIGKTMLGRRHVLPSVVATLVELQVEGTFPSGTYLVTVHHPISSDEGDLERALYGSFLPVPHREAFPDPDPEDFMPEKMPGAVIPAKHARIVLNDGRRRIRLKVMSKGDRPIQVGSHYHFIETNPQLHFDRVRSYGFRLDIPAGTSIRFEPGDTKTVTLVEIAGHKIIRGGNWLANGLVDLSRAEELTTKLQAAGFAHVPEPMADSALITSFSMEREAYSRMFGPTTGDLVRLGLTNLWIQVEKDMTSYGDECAFGGGKTLREGMGQASGRSAAECVDTVITNALIIDYTGIYKADIGIKNGMIAGIGKAGNPDVMDGVHPDLVIGASTDVIAGENKIVTAGGFDTHIHLICPQQVEEALASGVTTFLGGGTGPSTGSNATTCTPGPNHLKNMMQACDSLPINLGITGKGNDCGTISIEEQIEAGAAGLKLHEDWGSTPAAIDNCLSVCDRYDVQCMIHTDTLNESGFVEQTIEAFKGRTIHTYHTEGAGGGHAPDIISVVEHPNVLPSSTNPTRPFTLNTLDEHLDMLMVCHHLSKNIPEDVAFAESRIRAETIAAEDVLHDLGAISMMSSDSQAMGRCGEVVLRTWHTAHKNKMQRGKLAEDEGTDNDNFRVKRYISKYTINPALAQGMGHLIGSVEVGKVADLVLWKPATFGTKPLQVLKSGMIVVANMGDPNASIPTIEPMIMRPMYGALLPSTSIMFVSQASIDNGVVQSYGLRKRVEAVKGCRTVSKKDMKFNDAMPKMKVDPESYTVEADGMLCDAEPASELPLTQSYFIF; encoded by the exons ATGCAGCTTATTCCGAGAGAG CTCGATAAGCTCACAATTGCCCATCTCGGATTTCTGGCCCAACGCCGTCTAGCTAGAGGCGTGAGATTGAACCATGCAGAGGCGACG GCTCTGATTGCGAGCGTGCTGCACGAG CTCATCCGCGATGGCCACTACTCCGTCGCCGATCTCATGTCCATCGGAAAGACCATGCTCGGTCGTCGACATGTGCTTCCCTCCGTTGTCGCCACGCTCGTCGAACTTCAAGTCGAAGGCACCTTTCCGTCGGGCACCTATTTGGTCACGGTGCACCATCCCATCAGTAGTGACGAAGGAGACCTCGAGCGTGCTCTGTATGGCAGCTTTTTACCAGTTCCCCATCGCGAGGCCTTTCCGGACCCGGACCCGGAAGACTTTATGCCGGAGAAGATGCCCGGCGCCGTGATCCCGGCCAAACACGCGCGCATTGTGTTGAATGATGGGCGGAGACGGATTCGTCTGAAGGTGATGAGTAAGGGAGATCGACCCATTCAG GTCGGGTCACATTATCACTTTATCGAGACCAACCCGCAATTACACTTCGACCGGGTGCGCTCCTATGGCTTCCGTCTCGACATCCCCGCCGGTACGTCGATTCGCTTCGAGCCCGGGGACACCAAGACCGTGACCTTGGTCGAAATCGCCGGTCACAAGATCATCCGTGGAGGCAACTGGCTCGCCAATGGCCTCGTGGATCTCAGTCGGGCCGAAGAGCTCACCACCAAGCTGCAGGCGGCGGGCTTTGCGCATGTGCCGGAGCCCATGGCGGACAGTGCGCTTATCACCAGCTTCTCCATGGAGCGTGAGGCGTACTCGCGCATGTTTGGGCCTACCACGGGCGATCTGGTGCGGCTCGGATTGACCAACCTGTGGATTCAAGTGGAAAAGGACATGACCAGCTACGGAGATGAATGCGCCTTTGGCGGAGGCAAGACCCTGCGTGAAGGGATGGGACAGGCCTCGGGACGATCAGCGGCCGAGTGTGTGGACACGGTGATCACGAACGCCTTGATCATCGACTATACGGGTATCTACAAGGCAGACATTGGAATCAAGAATGGGATGATTGCGGGCATCGGAAAGGCGGGAAATCCCGACGTCATGGATGGAGTGCATCCGGACTTGGTGATTGGCGCGTCGACGGATGTCATTGCTGGGGAGAACAAGATCGTCACGGCGGGCGGATTCGATACACatatccatctcatctgtCCGCAGCAAGTGGAAGAGGCGCTTGCCTCGGGGGTGACCACTTTCCTGGGTGGTGGAACGGGGCCCAGTACGGGATCGAACGCGACAACATGTACCCCGGGGCCCAATCACCTGAAAAATATGATGCAGGCCTGCGACTCTCTGCCTATCAATCTCGGCATCACCGGCAAAGGCAACGACTGCGGTACGATCAGTATTGAAGAGCAGATCGAGGCTGGTGCCGCTGGTCTCAAGCTCCATGAAGATTGGGGATCGACTCCAGCCGCCATCGACAATTGTCTGTCCGTCTGCGACAGATATGATGTTCAATGCATGATTCACACCGACACCCTCAACGAGTCTGGATTTGTCGAGCAGACCATCGAGGCGTTCAAGGGCCGAACCATCCACACATACCACACCGAAGGCGCCGGTGGTGGCCACGCCCCCGACATCATCTCCGTGGTGGAACATCCCAACGTGCTCCCCAGCAGCACCAACCCGACCCGCCCCTTCACACTCAACACGCTCGACGAACATCTCGACATGCTGATGGTCTGCCATCACTTGTCAAAGAACATCCCCGAAGACGTCGCCTTTGCCGAGAGTCGGATCCGTGCGGAAACCATCGCCGCAGAGGACGTTCTGCACGATCTCGGCGCGATTAGCATGATGTCTTCTGATTCCCAGGCCATGGGCCGGTGTGGAGAAGTCGTCCTGCGGACCTGGCACACGGCGCACAAGAACAAGATGCAGCGGGGCAAGTTGGCGGAGGACGAGGGTACAGATAATGATAATTTCCGAGTGAAGCGGTATATCAGCAAGTATACGATCAACCCGGCGCTGGCGCAGGGCATGGGTCATCTGATTGGAAGTGTCGAAGTGGGCAAAGTGGCCGATTTGGTGTTGTGGAAACCGGCCACCTTTGGAACGAAACCGCTGCAGGTGTTGAAGAGTGGAATGATTGTCGTTGCAAATATG GGCGATCCAAACGCATCCATTCCGACCATCGAGCCGATGATCATGCGGCCTATGTACGGG GCCCTTTTACCAAGCACATCGATCATGTTCGTCTCACAAGCCTCAATCGACAACGGCGTTGTACAAAGCTACGGGTTACGCAAGCGCGTCGAAGCTGTCAAGGGCTGCCGAACCGTCAGTAAGAAAGACATGAAATTCAACGATGCGATGCCAAAAATGAAGGTCGACCCGGAAAGCTAT ACGGTCGAGGCTGATGGGATGCTGTGCGATGCGGAACCCGCGTCCGAGTTACCCTTGACGCAGTCGTATTTCATCTTTTAA
- a CDS encoding NADH-cytochrome b5 reductase 2, protein MFARQAFRSAQPLKQGFRKYSTESAPKKANLTPIYVAVGLAGVGAGLYRYSSDSSSVPAAIKLEDRPKVFNGDWVDLKLAEIEILSHNTKRFRFEFDDPEAVSGLPVASALLAKFKPADAEKPVLRPYTPTSDEDTPGYLELVVKAYPGGPMSEHLHSMNVDQRLSLKGPLPKYPWEANKHDHITLIAGGTGITPMYQLARRIFKNPDDRTKVTLVFGNVSEDDILLKKELEDLENTYPQRFRAFYVLDNPPEGWTGGKGYITKDLLKTVMPEPKEENIKIFVCGPPGLYKAISGPKVSPKDQGELTGILKELGYTKEQVFKF, encoded by the exons ATGTTTGCTCGTCAGGCTTTCCGCAGCGCTCAGCCCTTGAAGCAG GGCTTCCGCAAGTACTCCACTGAGAGCGCGCCCAAGAAGGCCAATCTGACCCCCATTTATGTCGCTGTTGGTCTCGCTGGTGTCGGTGCTGGTCTGTACCGCTACAGCTCCGACTCAAGCTCAGTGCCCGCCGCGATCAAGCTCGAGGACCGCCCCAAGGTCTTCAACGGCGACTGGGTGGATCTCAAGCTTGCCGAGATTGAGATTCTGAGTCACAACACGAAGCGATTCCGCTTCGAATTCGACGACCCCGAGGCCGTCTCCGGTCTCCCCGTTGCCT CTGCCTTGCTGGCCAAGTTCAAGCCCGCAGATGCCGAGAAGCCTGTCCTCCGTCCCTACACTCCCACCAGCGATGAAG ACACCCCTGGTTATCTCGAGCTCGTTGTCAAGGCCTACCCTGGCGGCCCCATGTCCGAGCACCTGCACTCCATGAATGTGGACCAGCGCCTGTCACTCAAGGGTCCCCTTCCCAAGTACCCCTGGGAGGCCAACAAGCACGACCACATCACCTTGATCGCCGGTGGTACCGGTATTACCCCCATGTACCAGCTGGCTCGTCGTATTTTCAAGAACCCGGACGACCGCACCAAGGTGACCTTGGTGTTTGGTAACGTCAGTGAGGACGACATCCTCCTGAagaaggagctcgaggatcTGGAGAACACCTACCCTCAGCGCTTCCGCGCGTTCTACGTCCTGGACAACCCCCCCGAGGGCTGGACCGGTGGCAAGGGCTACATCACCAAGGACTTGCTGAAGACTGTGATGCCCGAGCCCAAGGAGGAGAACATCAAGATCTTCGTCTGCGGTCCTCCTGGTCTGTACAAGGCCATCAGTGGTCCCAAGGTCAGCCCCAAGGACCAGGGTGAGCTGACGGGTATCCTGAAGGAGTTGGGCTACACCAAGGAGCAGGTGTTCAAGTTTTAG
- a CDS encoding Protein CSN12, with translation MQLASDFQHAYSIASGPALAAILTPIATASNPQRLRSFYKNTNAHHPDKDIKTHFCWGKDFRLPKPEQAIWVDIFTAYWGAVGELLEYEDGTPGSSAVEIFTAWKKLANALIKGYAGSNGLPAWTLPCLYTVGKFLRTFAIKADLEVAARGSSGFDFQDDLSVDVEKNANLEEAARIINRMFTLCLSDRAPIEESRKWGIYETTNLLFKTYFKINSVGLTKNLLRAINAQSHELPPLDAFPKSHVVTFKYYLGVIHFLDEQYIQAEEHLTAAWKMCHRDAYKNKELILTYLIPCHMVTTHTLPSKPLLAPFPRLEQLFRPLSTCIRKGDLVGFDEAMAAGEAEFVKRRIYLPLERGRDIALRNLFRKVFTAGGFEEPKDGQPPIRRTRIPVAEFAAALRIGTHATSRTRVDIDEVECLLANLIYKVSAQHILEGQVVRAVTHRIFACFQGLMKGYIARERGMVVLSKNNTAFPGTGV, from the exons ATGCAGTTGGCTTCCGATTTTCAACATGCTTACAGCATTGCTTCTGGTCCCGCTCTAGCTGCAATCTTAACACCAATCGCGACTGCAAGCAACCCGCAACGCCTAAGATCATTCTACAAAAACACAAATGCTCACCACCCAGACAAGGACATCAAAACGCACTTCTGCTGGGGAAAAGACTTTAGGCTACCTAAGCCCGAACAAGCGATCTGGGTCGACATATTCACGGCATATTGGGGAGCAGTGGGGGAGCTGCTAGAGTACGAGGATGGAACCCCCGGATCCAGTGCGGTTGAGATCTTCACCGCGTGGAAAAAGCTGGCCAATGCTCTGATCAAAGGCTACGCTGGATCAAACGGTCTCCCTGCTTGGACACTGCCTTGTTTGTATACGGTCGGCAAGTTCCTGCGAACCTTTGCGATCAAGGCGGATTTGGAAGTCGCGGCGCGGGGATCCTCGGGCTTTGACTTCCAAGACGACCTCTCCGTAGATGTTGAAAAGAATGCCAACCTGGAGGAGGCTGCCCGAATCATCAATCGAATGTTCACCCTTTGTTTGAGTGACCG TGCGCCGATCGAAGAGTCTCGGAAATGGGGCATCTACGAGACCACCAATCTCCTTTTCAAAACCTACTTCAAG ATCAACTCTGTAGGACTCACCAAGAACTTACTTCGCGCAATCAATGCGCAATCCCATGAGCTGCCTCCTCTTGACGCGTTCCCGAAATCGCATGTCGTCACATTCAAGTACTACCTTGGGGTCATTCACTTCCTTGATGAACAATACATTCAG GCTGAGGAGCATTTGACCGCCGCCTGGAAAATGTGCCATCGGGATGCGTACAAGAACAAAGA GTTAATTCTCACATACCTGATCCCATGTCACATGGTGACTACTCATACTCTTCCTAGCAAACCGTTACTTGCACCTTTCCCGCGCCTTGAGCAGCTGTTTAGACCCCTGTCTACATGCATCCGCAAGGGCGATCTTGTGGGCTTTGACGAGGCCATGGCTGCCGGAGAAGCTGAGTTTGTGAAGCGACGTATCTATTTGCCATTAGAGCGTGGACGGGACATTGCACTACGTAATCTTTTCCGCAAAGTCTTCACTGCTGGTGGGTTTGAAGAGCCCAAGGACGGTCAGCCTCCCATTCGGCGAACTCGGATACCAGTGGCTGAATTTGCGGCGGCGCTGCGAATTGGGACCCATGCCACGAGTCGCACGAGAGTGGATATTGATGAGGTAGAGTGCCTGTTGGCCAATCTCATCTACAAGGTCAGTGCTCAGCACATTCTAGAGGGACAAGTTGTGAGAGCCGTCACTCATCGTATTTTTGCTTGCTTCCAGGGTCTGATGAAGGGCTACATTGCCCGAGAACGTGGCATGGTTGTATTGAGCAAGAACAACACCGCGTTCCCGGGGACTGGTGTCTAG
- a CDS encoding 60S ribosomal protein L20-B: MNHLSLSTARNIVFVPRNPPSHHFYRPFDTKTNDKTGRLNEYQVIGRHLPTEANPTPKLYRMRIFAPNTVVAKSRFWYFMASLRKLKKANGEIVSLNTITEKRPLKVKNFGIWLRYNSRSGTHNMYKEFREMSRTEAVEALYQDMAARHRARFGSIHILKVVEVTDNDSIRRPYIKQLLTKDLKFPLPHRSANPGKKLYAYSRPSTFA, from the exons ATGAATCACCTATCATTATCGACTGCGCGCAATATCGTTTTTGTGCCGAGGAATCCGCCATCGCATCACTTCTATCGCCCATTCGATACCAAAACTAATGACAAAACAGGGCGTCTTAACGAGTACCAGGTTATCGGGCGTCACCTGCCCACCGAGGCGAACCCCACGCCCAAGCTGTACCGCATGCGCATCTTTGCGCCCAACACCGTTGTGGCCAAGTCCCGCTTCTGGTACTTCATGGCTTCTCTCCGTAagctgaagaaggccaacGGCGAGATCGTCAGCCTGAACACC ATCACCGAGAAGCGCCCCCTCAAGGTCAAGAACTTCGGTATCTGGCTCCGCTACAACTCCCGCTCCGGTACCCACAACATGTACAAGGAGTTCCGTGAGATGTCCCGCACCGAGGCTGTTGAGGCTCTCTACCAGGACATGGCTGCCCGTCACCGTGCCCGTTTCGGTTCCATCCAC ATCCTGAAGGTTGTTGAGGTTACCGACAACGACAGCATCCGCCGCCCCTACATCAAGCAGCTCCTCACCAAGGACCTCAAGTTCCCCCTGCCCCACCGCTCTGCCAACCCTGGCAAGAAGCTGTACGCTTACTCTCGTCCCTCCACCTTTGCTTAA